The following are from one region of the Gossypium hirsutum isolate 1008001.06 chromosome D03, Gossypium_hirsutum_v2.1, whole genome shotgun sequence genome:
- the LOC107950116 gene encoding probable methyltransferase PMT18 isoform X1: MAKEYSGSPKHHHRLEAKRNPLTWILGVSFLCILFYVLGAWQRSSNPNTTQFSAYNRGGCDSHVTTSDNGNAVVGHPSSTNLDFASHHQVVLNSSKTVSQFPSCDMSFSEYTPCQDKVRGRKFDRNMLKYRERHCPAKEELLRCLIPAPPQYKTPFKWPQSRDYAWYSNIPHRELSIEKAIQNWIQLEGNRFRFPGGGTMFPRGADAYIDDIGRLIPLTDGTIRTAIDTGCGVASFGAYLLNRNILTMSFAPRDTHEAQVQFALERGVPAMIGIMGSQRLPYPARAFDLAHCSRCLIPWQKYDGLYLAEVDRILRPGGYWVLSGPPIHWKKFWRGWERTREDLKQEQDAIEDVAKSLCWKKVIEKNDLSVWQKPINHVECFRSKKVLKAPHMCESDDPDTAWYRNLEACVTPLPEVSSSDDVAGGAIEKWPERAYAVPPRIRSGSTPGITAERFVEDNKLWKERVAHYKRIISPLPTGRYRNIMDMNAYLGGFAAAMLNYPVWVMNVVPINSNHDTLGVIYERGLIGTYQDWCEAFSTYPRTYDLIHASGLFTLYQNRCDITYILLEMDRILRPEGTVIFRDTVELLVKIQSITDGMRWKSQIMDHESGPFNPEKILVAVKTYWTGEATQKQL, from the exons ATGGCCAAAGAGTACAGTGGATCACCAAAGCATCATCATCGACTCGAAGCGAAGAGGAACCCCCTTACTTGGATTCTAGGGGTTAGTTTCCTCTGCATATTGTTTTATGTGTTGGGAGCTTGGCAGCGTTCTTCTAACCCCAACACTACTCAATTTAGTGCATACAATAGAGGTGGCTGTGATAGTCATGTTACTACATCCGACAATGGCAATGCTGTAGTTGGTCATCCATCATCAACCAACTTGGACTTTGCAAGCCATCATCAAGTTGTGCTAAACAGTTCTAAAACAGTCAGTCAGTTCCCATCATGTGATATGTCATTCAGTGAGTACACTCCCTGTCAAGATAAAGTGAGAGGAAGGAAATTCGATCGTAACATGTTGAAATACAGAGAGCGGCATTGTCCCGCGAAGGAAGAACTTCTCCGTTGTCTTATACCTGCTCCTCCACAATATAAGACCCCTTTCAAGTGGCCTCAGAGCCGAGATTATGCCTGGTACAGCAATATCCCCCACAGAGAACTCAGCATTGAGAAGGCTATTCAGAATTGGATTCAATTAGAGGGTAATCGTTTTAGATTCCCTGGGGGAGGTACCATGTTCCCTCGGGGAGCTGATGCATATATCGATGATATTGGCCGGCTCATTCCTCTTACTGATGGAACTATTAGAACAGCAATTGATACTGGCTGTGGG GTTGCAAGTTTTGGTGCTTACCTCTTGAATAGGAATATCTTGACAATGTCTTTTGCTCCAAGAGATACGCACGAAGCACAGGTCCAGTTTGCGCTGGAACGTGGAGTTCCAGCAATGATTGGAATTATGGGGTCACAGAGGCTTCCATACCCCGCTAGGGCTTTTGACTTGGCTCATTGTTCTCGCTGCTTGATCCCTTGGCAAAAATATG ATGGTTTGTACCTCGCTGAAGTGGACCGGATTCTACGGCCTGGTGGTTATTGGGTTCTTTCCGGTCCCCCTATTCACTGGAAGAAGTTCTGGAGAGGCTGGGAAAGGACACGGGAGGACTTAAAACAAGAGCAAGATGCTATTGAAGATGTTGCCAAAAGCTTATGCTGGAAGAAAGTGATTGAAAAGAATGATCTATCGGTTTGGCAAAAACCCATTAACCACGTTGAGTGCTTCAGAAGTAAGAAGGTTTTGAAAGCACCGCACATGTGCGAGTCAGATGATCCAGACACAGCTTG GTACCGGAATTTGGAAGCTTGTGTAACTCCACTTCCTGAAGTAAGCAGCTCAGATGATGTTGCTGGTGGGGCAATAGAAAAATGGCCAGAGCGAGCATACGCTGTTCCTCCTAGAATTAGGAGTGGCTCAACACCAGGCATCACAGCTGAGAGATTCGTAGAGGATAATAAACTTTGGAAGGAAAGAGTAGCACATTACAAACGAATCATTAGTCCACTTCCCACTGGACGATATCGGAATATTATGGACATGAATGCTTACCTTGGGGGATTTGCAGCAGCTATGTTAAATTATCCAGTTTGGGTCATGAATGTGGTTCCTATAAATTCAAATCATGACACTTTGGGAGTTATTTATGAACGAGGCTTAATTGGTACCTACCAGGACTGGTGTGAGGCATTCTCAACATATCCAAGAACATATGATCTCATCCATGCTAGTGGCTTGTTTACTTTATACCAGAACAG GTGTGACATCACTTACATCTTGCTGGAGATGGATCGGATTCTGAGGCCGGAAGGGACCGTTATATTTAGGGACACAGTGGAGCTGCTTGTGAAGATCCAGAGTATAACGGATGGAATGAGATGGAAGAGTCAGATAATGGACCATGAAAGCGGACCTTTCAATCCAGAGAAAATTCTTGTTGCTGTCAAAACATACTGGACTGGTGAAGCAACTCAAAAACAGCTCTAA
- the LOC107950116 gene encoding probable methyltransferase PMT18 isoform X2: MSFSEYTPCQDKVRGRKFDRNMLKYRERHCPAKEELLRCLIPAPPQYKTPFKWPQSRDYAWYSNIPHRELSIEKAIQNWIQLEGNRFRFPGGGTMFPRGADAYIDDIGRLIPLTDGTIRTAIDTGCGVASFGAYLLNRNILTMSFAPRDTHEAQVQFALERGVPAMIGIMGSQRLPYPARAFDLAHCSRCLIPWQKYDGLYLAEVDRILRPGGYWVLSGPPIHWKKFWRGWERTREDLKQEQDAIEDVAKSLCWKKVIEKNDLSVWQKPINHVECFRSKKVLKAPHMCESDDPDTAWYRNLEACVTPLPEVSSSDDVAGGAIEKWPERAYAVPPRIRSGSTPGITAERFVEDNKLWKERVAHYKRIISPLPTGRYRNIMDMNAYLGGFAAAMLNYPVWVMNVVPINSNHDTLGVIYERGLIGTYQDWCEAFSTYPRTYDLIHASGLFTLYQNRCDITYILLEMDRILRPEGTVIFRDTVELLVKIQSITDGMRWKSQIMDHESGPFNPEKILVAVKTYWTGEATQKQL, translated from the exons ATGTCATTCAGTGAGTACACTCCCTGTCAAGATAAAGTGAGAGGAAGGAAATTCGATCGTAACATGTTGAAATACAGAGAGCGGCATTGTCCCGCGAAGGAAGAACTTCTCCGTTGTCTTATACCTGCTCCTCCACAATATAAGACCCCTTTCAAGTGGCCTCAGAGCCGAGATTATGCCTGGTACAGCAATATCCCCCACAGAGAACTCAGCATTGAGAAGGCTATTCAGAATTGGATTCAATTAGAGGGTAATCGTTTTAGATTCCCTGGGGGAGGTACCATGTTCCCTCGGGGAGCTGATGCATATATCGATGATATTGGCCGGCTCATTCCTCTTACTGATGGAACTATTAGAACAGCAATTGATACTGGCTGTGGG GTTGCAAGTTTTGGTGCTTACCTCTTGAATAGGAATATCTTGACAATGTCTTTTGCTCCAAGAGATACGCACGAAGCACAGGTCCAGTTTGCGCTGGAACGTGGAGTTCCAGCAATGATTGGAATTATGGGGTCACAGAGGCTTCCATACCCCGCTAGGGCTTTTGACTTGGCTCATTGTTCTCGCTGCTTGATCCCTTGGCAAAAATATG ATGGTTTGTACCTCGCTGAAGTGGACCGGATTCTACGGCCTGGTGGTTATTGGGTTCTTTCCGGTCCCCCTATTCACTGGAAGAAGTTCTGGAGAGGCTGGGAAAGGACACGGGAGGACTTAAAACAAGAGCAAGATGCTATTGAAGATGTTGCCAAAAGCTTATGCTGGAAGAAAGTGATTGAAAAGAATGATCTATCGGTTTGGCAAAAACCCATTAACCACGTTGAGTGCTTCAGAAGTAAGAAGGTTTTGAAAGCACCGCACATGTGCGAGTCAGATGATCCAGACACAGCTTG GTACCGGAATTTGGAAGCTTGTGTAACTCCACTTCCTGAAGTAAGCAGCTCAGATGATGTTGCTGGTGGGGCAATAGAAAAATGGCCAGAGCGAGCATACGCTGTTCCTCCTAGAATTAGGAGTGGCTCAACACCAGGCATCACAGCTGAGAGATTCGTAGAGGATAATAAACTTTGGAAGGAAAGAGTAGCACATTACAAACGAATCATTAGTCCACTTCCCACTGGACGATATCGGAATATTATGGACATGAATGCTTACCTTGGGGGATTTGCAGCAGCTATGTTAAATTATCCAGTTTGGGTCATGAATGTGGTTCCTATAAATTCAAATCATGACACTTTGGGAGTTATTTATGAACGAGGCTTAATTGGTACCTACCAGGACTGGTGTGAGGCATTCTCAACATATCCAAGAACATATGATCTCATCCATGCTAGTGGCTTGTTTACTTTATACCAGAACAG GTGTGACATCACTTACATCTTGCTGGAGATGGATCGGATTCTGAGGCCGGAAGGGACCGTTATATTTAGGGACACAGTGGAGCTGCTTGTGAAGATCCAGAGTATAACGGATGGAATGAGATGGAAGAGTCAGATAATGGACCATGAAAGCGGACCTTTCAATCCAGAGAAAATTCTTGTTGCTGTCAAAACATACTGGACTGGTGAAGCAACTCAAAAACAGCTCTAA
- the LOC107950115 gene encoding transmembrane protein 120 homolog, whose translation MENVEESTNEMEEEVGKVMEQARELQEAGAGLISMISNDEQSLRLKANSLDSSIRHLRSSITTVLSQKLLDPKLADKLEEDLQTAICIITDGDAAGFLPANAQGWYLRMFLGPISVRASRKEIQLKAKEEYNSYRDRTALMFILFPLILLILRSWIWEGCLPAFPVQLYEAWLLFLNTGLALRENILRANGSDIRPWWIYHHYFAMATALVSLTWEIKGQPNCGQKQRGVELFLQWAMMQGAALLLLNRYQRRRLYTRISLGKSNSMNVARRETTGVDCQLWVLCPILFVMQGFEAYVGLLLLKTAFARVVTEWQIIFCGIILVILAVGNFINTAQTLMAKSRFKGTMKKSKSRRELY comes from the exons ATGGAGAACGTGGAGGAATCGACGAATGAAATGGAAGAAGAAGTAGGGAAGGTGATGGAGCAAGCCAGAGAGTTGCAAGAAGCAGGCGCTGGCCTCATATCCATGATATCCAACGACGAGCAATCTCTTCGCCTAAAGGCGAATTCTCTCGATTCCTCTATTCGCCACCTCCGTTCCTCCATTACTACCGTTCTCTCTCAGAAGCTTTTGGATCCCAAACTTGCAGACAAG CTGGAAGAGGATTTACAGACAGCGATATGTATTATTACCGATGGAGACGCTGCTGGTTTTCTTCCTGCCAATGCTCAGG GTTGGTATCTAAGGATGTTTCTGGGACCAATCAGTGTTCGTGCATCTCGCAAAGAGATCCAGTTGAAAGCTAAGGAGGAATATAACAGCTACAGA GATAGGACTGCCTTAATGTTTATTCTTTTTCCATTAATTTTGCTTATTTTACGATCGTGGATATGGGAAGGATGCTTGCCTGCATTTCCAGTTCAGTTGTACGAG GCATGGTTGTTGTTCCTTAACACTGGTTTGGCTTTGCGAGAGAACATATTGCGAGCAAATGGAAGTGACATTCGTCCATG GTGGATATACCATCACTATTTTGCTATGGCTACTGCCCTTGTTAGTCTCACTTGGGAGATCAAAGGACAGCCTAATTGTGGTCAAAAGCAG CGAGGTGTAGAACTTTTCCTTCAATGGGCTATGATGCAAGGAGCTGCCTTGCTTCTACTAAATCGATATCAGCGCCGGAGACTATACACTCGGATTTCCCTAGGAAAG TCTAATAGCATGAATGTTGCTCGGAGAGAAACAACCGGTGTAGATTGCCAGTTGTGGGTCTTATGTCCAATACTTTTCGTTATGCAG GGTTTTGAGGCATATGTCGGACTACTACTGCTGAAGACTGCATTTGCCCGCGTTGTTACAGAATGGCAG ATAATATTTTGTGGGATCATATTGGTAATTCTGGCTGTTGGGAACTTTATAAACACGGCACAGACATTGATGGCGAAGTCAAGGTTTAAGGGAACGATGAAGAAGAGTAAGAGCAGGCGGGAGTTATATTAG